TAAATGGGCCACCGAGAAGCTCTCAAAACTGATCCTCAACAAAACAAAAGGGACCGTCGTCGTCTTTTGCCCCTTTTGCCATATGGCAATGAAGACCTTCGCCGAAGGCAGGAAGGTTGTCTATCTGACGGATCTTTTGCTTTACGTCATGGGAGAGCGCAAATCCCTATGAATACGGTAATTATCGGCGGTGGTATAAGCGGTATATCGGCGGCAAAAGTCGCTCTCAAGGAAAACCATTCGGTAACGATTATCGAATCAGCTCAAGGGCCGGGCGGTACCATGGCGCGCATTGCCAACTGCCGCGTCGGCTTCAAAACCTTCTTCGATGAAATACGGGATAATCCCCGTCTTAACGTGATCTGTGAGGGTACCGTGAAGGCGGTGGATAAAAAGAATGCCGGTTTTGATATTACCCTCGAAGACGGCCGGTCGTTGAGTGCCGACAGGGTCATCATCGCCACAGGCCTTAGCCCTTACGACCCCGTGGAATATAAGAGCAAGAGGGTGCTTACCAGTCTCGAATATGACCAGGTCATTGACCAGCGCAATGGTGATCTTCCCGCGGATTTCAACAAAGTTGCCTTCGTCCTGTGCGTTGGTTCCAGGTCCAAGGAATATCCTCTTTGCTCGTCAGTCTGCTGTTCCTATACGCTGAGAGAGGTCAAGTGGACCCTTCAGCGCGCGAAACCGGAGCTAACCGTGTTCTACAACGATTTGAGATTCTTCGGCCAGGAATTCTATCTGGAGAAGCTTTACAGGGACGCCGGCGTGCGCTTTGTCCGGGCTAATTCGCGATACTTCGAAGAGGACGAGACCGGCGTTACTATGCGATACTACACAGGCGGAGAGCTGAAAGAAGAAAGATTCAACTACGTTGTCCTTGCCGTCGCGCTTCGTCCCAACCAGCAACTTGTTACAATAGCCAAGCTCTTCGGGTTCTCCCTCAATGAATATGGTTTCGTAAAAGAGAAGGAGCCGCTCACAACGGACGTTGATAGCGTGTACGTCTCGGGTGGCGCCCTCGAACCCATGAATATCAAGGATTCAATACTCACCGGTTTCGGCGCAGGCTTCCTTGCCGTGAAAGGAGCAGGTTTTCCTGCGGAGATCATACAACAGCACGAACGCCTTTACAAAGAAGAGACACCGGTGATTCCTAATCCTGACGGTAACGCTGCTTCGTGTCTTTTCTACCTCGGAACAGAAGATCCGGGTGCAGCTATGTTTTACGAGTTTGTTTCCCCGAAATTCATAGCAATGGCGCGGGACTTCAAAAAAGCAGGCAAGACCGTCTACGTGCTTACCAAGAATATGGTCATGCCTTCCTACGGCGAGTTTGATTATGAGGAAGCGCGACGGGAAGGTATAATATTCATTCATCTCGAAGAAGGCGAGACGGTAGCCTTTGATACGGGCAAAGCGCGTATCACCGGGCTCAGACGGGAACTTGATCTGCCGGCGGAAACCATTATCCGCTTCGACGATTACAAGGATATTTTCAAGGATAAAGAAATACTCTCCGTCTACCGGTCCGAGCCGCAGCTTCGCTGGTCTCCGACGAAGTGGGGGAGAAAAAGATATCATGCAGGTTTCATCAGACATCCGCGCGATGAACGCTGGGAACCGAGAGAGATCTTGGGTGCCCTCGGTGAGAT
This DNA window, taken from Syntrophorhabdaceae bacterium, encodes the following:
- a CDS encoding FAD-dependent oxidoreductase; protein product: MNTVIIGGGISGISAAKVALKENHSVTIIESAQGPGGTMARIANCRVGFKTFFDEIRDNPRLNVICEGTVKAVDKKNAGFDITLEDGRSLSADRVIIATGLSPYDPVEYKSKRVLTSLEYDQVIDQRNGDLPADFNKVAFVLCVGSRSKEYPLCSSVCCSYTLREVKWTLQRAKPELTVFYNDLRFFGQEFYLEKLYRDAGVRFVRANSRYFEEDETGVTMRYYTGGELKEERFNYVVLAVALRPNQQLVTIAKLFGFSLNEYGFVKEKEPLTTDVDSVYVSGGALEPMNIKDSILTGFGAGFLAVKGAGFPAEIIQQHERLYKEETPVIPNPDGNAASCLFYLGTEDPGAAMFYEFVSPKFIAMARDFKKAGKTVYVLTKNMVMPSYGEFDYEEARREGIIFIHLEEGETVAFDTGKARITGLRRELDLPAETIIRFDDYKDIFKDKEILSVYRSEPQLRWSPTKWGRKRYHAGFIRHPRDERWEPREILGALGEMMLDVEEDRVLPEVNEERCSGCGSCKDACPHSAIEIVTREKMLAIFGPQITTGVPVAHIKDDTCVGCGVCASTCPSDVISYPETR